The Rhizorhabdus dicambivorans genome contains the following window.
GCGTGCAGTCCATATCGATGGGTTCGCCTCCGCGCTCGAACAGCGCGGGATGGGCGCGATCCACCGGCACATATCGGTCGGCAAGATCGTCAACACATTGCGCGCGATCGAGGCAGACCGGCCCGATCGGATCGCGCCCGACCTGCATGAGCGGCTGCGCTACACGCTGGCCACATCGGCGGGCCGCTCGACCCCACGCGATGCTTATAGCCCCTTCGTCGCCCGCGCGTTGCGCGACGCCGCGAGGACCGACGTCGAAGCGATGTTCCGCCGTCTCGGTGCCGACGACCGCACCGATGAGGGCGACCCGGTCATCGCCAGAGCGCGGGCCGACGTCGAAGCGATCATCGCGCGGCAGGGCTTTATCGTTGCAGACCACCCGGCGCTGAAGAGCCTCTATTTCATGCGCATGCGGCGCGGATTGCCGATCAGCACGCTCATCGATGATCTGCATGGCCGCCATCACCCGCTTGCGCGCGATCTGCCGGCGCTGCTCGTGCTGCTCACGCTCGATACCGGCCTCGAGCCCGAGTGCCTGAAGACGCTGACCACAGATTGTCTCACCAACCCCCATGCCGGCACGGTGGAGCTGCGCTATCTCAAGCGCCGCGCCTGCGGCGCCGAGCACAAGAGCATGCGCGTGCGAGATGGCGGTGGGGGCACGCCTGGTGGTCTGATTCGTCGCCTGATTGAGGTCACGGCGATTGCCCGCAAGCATCTGAACGACGATCGTCTTTGGGTTTATCACAACGCTGGCGGCCTGCGGGTAGGCATCCGCCACCCGACGGAACGGATCGATGCCTGGGTAGCTCAGCACGCTATTGTCGATGACGACGGCGAGCCGCTCCACTTGCTGCTCTCGCGGCTCCGCAAGACCCACAAGGCGCTGTGGTACACCAAGACCGAGGGGCACATGACCCGCTTCGCGGTCGGCCACTCGCGCGAGGTGGCGGCGCGCCACTATGCCGATCTGCCGTCGCTCCGGCCCGTGCACGAGACGGCCGTCGCCGACGCCTTCCGCGCGGCGGTCGCCGCCGCGATGCCGACCGTGCTTCCGCCCACCGCCGAGCAGACGTTGCGCGAAGCACCCGAACAGGCCGCGCCGCTGATGCCGCCCGATACCGTGGGTCCGTTGCTCGACGGCGAACAGGATGTCTGGCTCGCAGCCTGCGCGGGCTTCCACAACAGTCCCTTCGCCGAGGCCGGATCACCCTGCGCGCAGCCCTTCTGGGGCTGCCTTGATTGCCCCAACGCCGTCATCACCGTGCGCAAGCTCCCCGCGATCCTCGCCTTCCTCGCCTTCGTCGAAGAGCAGCGGCTGAGCCTGCCCGCGACCGACTGGGCGGCCAAGTTCGGCCGCGTCCATGCCCGCATCACCGCCCAGGTCCTGCCGGCCTTCTCCGATGCCGTCATCACCGATGCGCGCCGGCAGATGGAGGGCGAACGGCTTTATCTGCCGCCGGAGGTCCGCGCATGACCATGCCCGTTCATGCCCAGGCGCCCGCTTTCGACGATCGCCCCGTGCTGGCGAGCGCGCCACTCAAGGAAGGCCATACCCGCGAGGCGCTATCGCGCGTCGGCGACCCGAGCTGGGATCTCGGTCCCGCCGTCTTCCGCGAGAACGCCCGGCGCTGCCACGTCACCGTGCATTTCCACGTGCTCGAACATGCCGATGTGCAGGCGGCGATGCGCGCCTATCTCTACGCCCGCCTCAACGCCGATCTCCCCGGCTATCGGACGAAGTTACCACCCGCCTGTATCCGCCAGGCATTCAACCGTGCCCGCCGGTTCTTCGCCTTCGCCCGCGAGCGGCTCGGACGGCTCGACGTTTCCCGTATCGATCAGCCATTGCTCGATGCCTATGCCCGTCATCTCCGTGACGATCCTGCCCGACGACCCGTCATCGTCGGCCACCTCCTCGAAGTGGTCTCAGATCTCTATTACTATCGCGACCACCTCGATAGCGGAGGCCTTGCATTCGAGCCTTGGGCCGGACAGGCGCCCGCCCGCGTTGCGGGCTACCGCCATGTCCGGGAGAACCGCACGCCGCGCTTCCCGGAAGAGGTCATCGCCGCGCTACTCGCCTGGTCGTTGCGCTACGTCACCATATTCGCGGACGATATCCTCGCCGCCCGCCGCGAGCTTGCGCGGCTCGAAGTGCGCCGGGATCGCCTTGCCGCCGCCGATGCCGGCCTTCCAGACCCTGATCGCCGGCAACGTCGCCGCACCCGCCTGAAGGCCTATTTCGGCCGCCGACGCCGCGAGGGGCGCGGCGCGCCGATCTGGGGCACCGCTCATAACGGCAAGCTGCGCGTCGACCCCAACACCGGCGCAGTGACCCCACCGATCAACGCACATCTCCTGCATCTCCATGTCGGGATCGACGTGCAGGCCGAGCCTGGCGCGCATCTTCTGCTGACAGGCGGTGAAGCGAGGTTGATCGACGCAGTGGCGGCCGAGCTGGGGGTAGAGGTCGGCGGCATGGACACGCCGATCACGATCGATCCTGACAGCGGTCGGCCGTGGCGCGAGCGCTTCGATGCGAAGACTCTCGCACACGAGGAACGGATGCTTCAAGCCGCTGCCTATATCGTGTGCGCCTACCTGACCGGCATGCGCGACTGCGAGGTGCAGGCGATGCGGCGCGGGTGTCTCTCTATCGCGCGCAGCGAGGACGGCCTGATCGAGCGCCATCGCATCCGGTCGACCATCTACAAGCGCCGGGCGGCGGTGGGCGAGGCGGCGAGCTGGGTGACGATCGAGCCGGTCGCCGCCGCGATCATGGTGCTCGAACGCCTGTCGGCAGGGCCGGCGCGCGCCAGCGGCAGCGATACGCTCTGGCCGGTGCTGCGCGCGAGCGCCGTCTCCAAGACGCATCTGTCGAGCGAGGTGGTCCGCCAGCTCAACACCTTCCGCGACCACCTCAACAGCGCCTTCGGCACCCCCGATGAGCCGGTCATCCCGCCCGGACCCGATGGCAAGCCGTGGCGCATCACGACGCGGCAGTTCCGGCGCACGATCGCGTGGCACATCGCCAACCGTCCGTTCGGCACCATCGCCGGCATGATCCAGTACAAGCACGCCTCGGTCGCCGCGTTCGAAGGCTATGCCGGGACCAGCGCATCAGGGTTTCGCGCCGAGGTCGAGGCGCAGCGTCGGCTCGGTCAGATTGACGATCTGCTGGACTATTTCGACCGGCGTCAGGGCGGCGCATCGCTCGGTGGACCGGCGGGACCGCGCATCGCGCGGACGCTCGACGATGCCGCCGTCAGACAAGGGCCTTTGCCCGCCATGATCGCCGATCGCGCCCGCCTGCGCGTCATGCTCGCCAGCGTCGCGCGCACCTTCCATGTCGGCCCGCTCGCGGATTGCTTCTTCGATCCCGCGACCGCGCTCTGCCTCAAGCGCGTGACGACCCCCGATCCGGCAGGGCCGCTCACTGCCCTGTGCGAGCCGACCCGCTGTCCCAACGCCTGCATCACCGCCCGCCACAGGCCGGCCTGGGAACGCGCGGCGGCCGATGCCAGGGCGCACTTACGCGAACGGCGCATCTCCGATCTCCAGCGTCAGGCTCTCCAGCGCGAGCTGGATCGCCTGAGCGTGGTGATTGCCGGGATCGACCCTCCCGCGCCGTAGACCACCCCGGTTGTTGGCGGAGTCCTGCGCCGGTCGGCGCGCCCGCGCAACGGCTTCGCCGTCCTTCGCTTCGCTGCGGCCCTGACGGGTGCGCGAGCCCCCCTGTGCCCGGCGCGAACGGGCCTCCGCCGCCGGGGATGGTCCCCGGCGCGAGAACGGAGAACAGATCATGTCAGCCTCACAACGCTCAGACGTCTATGCTCGCGTCACGCAAGCGATCGTCGACGCCATCGAAGCCGGCACCGGCACCTGGCGCATGCCATGGCATCATTCCGGCGCCGACGTCACCCGCCCGACCAACGTCGCCAGCGGCAAGCCCTATCGCGGCATAAATACGGTCTCGCTCTGGGCGGCCGCCTATGGCAGCGGCTATGCGAGCGGGGTCTGGGGCACCTATCGCCAGTGGCAGGCGCTCGGCGCGCAGGTCCGCAAGGGTGAGCACGCCAGCCTCGGTGTCCTCTGGAAGGAGTTTCACGCGAAGGGCGACGACGCCAGCGACGATGACGACCATCGACGGCTTTTCGCCAAGGCGTTCGGCCTGTTCAACGCCGATCAGGTCGATGGCTATGCGCCCAAACCGGGGCCGGACCTGCCCGAGAGCGAACGCCTCGCCGCCGCCGAAGCCTTCATCGCCGCCCTCGGCATCGATACTGTCTACGGCTCGGCCAGCGCCTATTATCACATCGCCGAAGACCGCATCCACATGCCGGATTTCAGCGCCTTCCACGACGCTCACGGCTTCTATGCCACCCGTATTCACGAGGCCGCTCATGCCAGTGGCGCAGCCCATCGGCTCGACCGGGATTTCAGCGCCAAGTGGACCAGGCACGCGCTCGCGATGGAGGAAGCGACCGCCGAGCTGACCGCCTCGTTCCTGCTCGCCGATCTCGGGATCGCCCACGAGCCGCGGCCCGACCACGCCGCCTATATCGCTTCCTGGCTCCAACTCCTGAAGGATGAGCCGCGGGCGATCTTCACCGCAGCCAGCAAGGCGCAGGCCGCCGCTGACTGGATGCACGCCCAGCAGCCATGAGCGTCGTGCTCATTGACTCGATGATATTACGGATATACTCGTAGTGTCATCGAGTCGTTATCAGGAGCCATTCCATGAAGCGCATCCATCTGCACGTCAGCGTGCCCGATCTCGGCGCGTCGATCCAGTTCTACGAGACGCTGTTCGGCGCCGCGCCCGTCGTCGTGAAGGACGACTACGCCAAGTGGATGCTCGACGATCCCAAGGTCAACTTCGCGATCTCCGAGCGCGCGCGCGCGGCCGGCATCGACCATATCGGCATCCAGGTCGACAGCGCCGATGAGCTCGGCGCGCTCGCCGGTCGCCTCAAGGCCGCCGGGGCGGAGACGTTCGATCAGGAAGCGACCACCTGCTGCTACGCGCAGTCGGACAAGAGCTGGGTCCGCG
Protein-coding sequences here:
- a CDS encoding integrase, whose protein sequence is MTMPVHAQAPAFDDRPVLASAPLKEGHTREALSRVGDPSWDLGPAVFRENARRCHVTVHFHVLEHADVQAAMRAYLYARLNADLPGYRTKLPPACIRQAFNRARRFFAFARERLGRLDVSRIDQPLLDAYARHLRDDPARRPVIVGHLLEVVSDLYYYRDHLDSGGLAFEPWAGQAPARVAGYRHVRENRTPRFPEEVIAALLAWSLRYVTIFADDILAARRELARLEVRRDRLAAADAGLPDPDRRQRRRTRLKAYFGRRRREGRGAPIWGTAHNGKLRVDPNTGAVTPPINAHLLHLHVGIDVQAEPGAHLLLTGGEARLIDAVAAELGVEVGGMDTPITIDPDSGRPWRERFDAKTLAHEERMLQAAAYIVCAYLTGMRDCEVQAMRRGCLSIARSEDGLIERHRIRSTIYKRRAAVGEAASWVTIEPVAAAIMVLERLSAGPARASGSDTLWPVLRASAVSKTHLSSEVVRQLNTFRDHLNSAFGTPDEPVIPPGPDGKPWRITTRQFRRTIAWHIANRPFGTIAGMIQYKHASVAAFEGYAGTSASGFRAEVEAQRRLGQIDDLLDYFDRRQGGASLGGPAGPRIARTLDDAAVRQGPLPAMIADRARLRVMLASVARTFHVGPLADCFFDPATALCLKRVTTPDPAGPLTALCEPTRCPNACITARHRPAWERAAADARAHLRERRISDLQRQALQRELDRLSVVIAGIDPPAP
- a CDS encoding ArdC family protein — translated: MSASQRSDVYARVTQAIVDAIEAGTGTWRMPWHHSGADVTRPTNVASGKPYRGINTVSLWAAAYGSGYASGVWGTYRQWQALGAQVRKGEHASLGVLWKEFHAKGDDASDDDDHRRLFAKAFGLFNADQVDGYAPKPGPDLPESERLAAAEAFIAALGIDTVYGSASAYYHIAEDRIHMPDFSAFHDAHGFYATRIHEAAHASGAAHRLDRDFSAKWTRHALAMEEATAELTASFLLADLGIAHEPRPDHAAYIASWLQLLKDEPRAIFTAASKAQAAADWMHAQQP
- a CDS encoding ArsI/CadI family heavy metal resistance metalloenzyme produces the protein MKRIHLHVSVPDLGASIQFYETLFGAAPVVVKDDYAKWMLDDPKVNFAISERARAAGIDHIGIQVDSADELGALAGRLKAAGAETFDQEATTCCYAQSDKSWVRDPAGVRWETFFTFGEATSYGEDEVLPEPAAACCGPADAPAPKQACC